The sequence CCGACAGGCAGTCAACCTCGCGTCGTTCCTGATCACTTACCGTGCCCAGGACATACGATTCCAGAATTCCAGAGGTTATATAGTCAGGTATATTCATTGAGTAAACACAAGTTTCAATTCTTGAAGAACCACCCGCAAGCGCTCACGTAAGTTAGTATCAATACCGGATTTTTCACCAGTCAGTTCGCTTGCAAGCTGGCCCCGGAAGTAAACGGCATCAAGTAAGGTACGTTGTTCGGGGCTAATTAGATTTTCTACGGCTTCAGAATCAACCTCAGGGGGGCGACCCGGCGGGTTTTTGGGCATAGCCCGCAGGGCCTCCTGCCGGGCCCGACGAAGCAGCCAGGTGAGCAGCCGCGTTTTCTTAGGATTGAACTGATCGAACTCGTTCCAGGCCTTGACGAAGACCTCTTCAACAACCTGCTTGGCTACGTCGGGAAGGCATACGCTGGTCAGAACGACCCCATACAGGACGTGGGCATACTGATCATACAACCATTGAAACGCCTGCTCATCGCGCTTGTTGAGCCGACGAAGCAATTGATCTTCCGGGACCAGGTATTGCTGACTTTTCACAAAAAAGTTGCTGTAGACGGCCAAATATAGCCAAATCGGCGAATTAGCGAAGCTCGTCGGCCCGCAATGTGCGGCTCCATTTCTCGACGCCCCGACTATCGAACGCCCTGATCGTGAGCACGCGGTTTTTTGCCGGGCCACTCACGGCCATCGTGGCAAAATTCCGTTCGGTCAGTAAGGTGCCGGCCACCACCGTGGGCTGAGTCAGTTCATCGGCGGTTGGTTTGGCTGGCCCCGAGGTTAAGGGCGAGATGGTTACGTCGTAAAGCGGGTACGTACCCGGCCGGTCGAGCTTGTGAATGATGCTGTGGTGGCGGTCGCCGGTGATGAACAGCAGGCCAGGTATGTTCGCCTCAGCCAGTTCGTTCAGCAGGCGGGTACGTTCGGTACCGTAGATGGCATAATTCTCAAAATTTTTCGTCGGATTGATGATCTGCCCCCCCGTGACGACAAACTTAAACGTGGCTTTGCTGTAGCGCAGGGCGTCCAACAGCCAGGTGAGCTGCCGATCGCCAAAATACGCTTTGACCGGGCCATTGGCCCCGCCGTCGGGCTGTTCATCGGGCGAGCGGAACGTGCGATCGTCGAGCAGAAAGAACTGGCAGTCGCCCCACACGAACGTACCCGCGCACCCTTCCTCGAAGATATAGTTTGGATTCGCCCAGAAGAGTTTGAAGGCTTCGAGCGTAACCGGCTTGAGCCAGTAGCCCCGGTCGGCATCATTGGGGCCGAAATCGTGATCGTCCCAGATGGCGTAGTTGGCCGCGCTGGCCAGCAACGGTTGCATCTGCGGCAGCGAGCGGGTGTGCGTGTACCGATGCAGAATCCCCGACCGGCTGTTCCAATCCACCTCGCGCGTGTAAGTATTATCCCCCGTCCAGAGCATGAAATCGGGCTTTTTGGCGGCGATGCTGGTGAAGATTTCGTAGCCAGCACCGTAGGGTGTACCGGGGCGGTCGAAGGGTGGCTCGTTCACGTAGGTGCAACTACCCAGGGCAAACGTGAAATTGGGCGGGTCGGTCCTGAATTGCCAGAGCGGCTGGGTCTTGAAGGTGGTCGGGTAGGGCAGGCCGACCGCCTTGCCGTCCACCAGCACCGTATACTGATACGGCCGGCCGGGCATCAGCCGATCGGCAATCAGGTGGGCGGTGTAGGCCTGCGCCTTGTTGGTCTGCACGGGATCCGACAGAAACACCGGGGCGGTTTTGCCCTGTTCTACGTACCGGATCTGTACACGGGCGGCCTGCTTGGTCTGCACCCAGATTGCCGCTTCACGCATGTCGACGTACCCAACCATCGGACCCGACTGAATGGGGCCGGGTCGGCTGGGCTGAGCGGCCGTGTCGGCAAGTGTGGCGGCTGGTTTGCGGGCGGCGGGGGCAATCACGGCCGGCTGGCCGGGCCGGGCTTGGGTGGGGCGAGCGGGCGTCTGGGCC comes from Fibrella aestuarina BUZ 2 and encodes:
- a CDS encoding RNA polymerase sigma factor, which codes for MKSQQYLVPEDQLLRRLNKRDEQAFQWLYDQYAHVLYGVVLTSVCLPDVAKQVVEEVFVKAWNEFDQFNPKKTRLLTWLLRRARQEALRAMPKNPPGRPPEVDSEAVENLISPEQRTLLDAVYFRGQLASELTGEKSGIDTNLRERLRVVLQELKLVFTQ
- a CDS encoding alkaline phosphatase D family protein, whose product is MLSRVLLLALGSTLAVGPTGQAQTPARPTQARPGQPAVIAPAARKPAATLADTAAQPSRPGPIQSGPMVGYVDMREAAIWVQTKQAARVQIRYVEQGKTAPVFLSDPVQTNKAQAYTAHLIADRLMPGRPYQYTVLVDGKAVGLPYPTTFKTQPLWQFRTDPPNFTFALGSCTYVNEPPFDRPGTPYGAGYEIFTSIAAKKPDFMLWTGDNTYTREVDWNSRSGILHRYTHTRSLPQMQPLLASAANYAIWDDHDFGPNDADRGYWLKPVTLEAFKLFWANPNYIFEEGCAGTFVWGDCQFFLLDDRTFRSPDEQPDGGANGPVKAYFGDRQLTWLLDALRYSKATFKFVVTGGQIINPTKNFENYAIYGTERTRLLNELAEANIPGLLFITGDRHHSIIHKLDRPGTYPLYDVTISPLTSGPAKPTADELTQPTVVAGTLLTERNFATMAVSGPAKNRVLTIRAFDSRGVEKWSRTLRADELR